One Kitasatospora sp. MAP12-44 DNA segment encodes these proteins:
- a CDS encoding beta-eliminating lyase-related protein, with translation MSDQLTTQQRRTAALRACERILSDGRPVTMRERLAALAALDGLDAPGDFYGEGGPVRRLEERVAGLLGTEDCVFFPTGTMAQQVALRYGAELTGRSAVALHPLSHLERHERHAYTQLTGLRALWPTTASRQPTAAELASLGEPFGTLTVELPLRDAGFLLPSWEELVELTAAARSAGARVHFDGARIWDATVHFDRPLEQIAALADSTYVSFYKTLGGISGAALAGTAELVAYARRWRHRYGGNLYQQWPAALAALSGLDAELPRIPGYVRQARVVAKALAALPGARINPLPPHTHRFQLWLPHPAKSLNQAALTLAEEDRVGFVDRWQDTATPGQAMAEVTVAAAALEWTPEEVTDIGEHFLALARKS, from the coding sequence ATGAGCGACCAACTCACCACCCAGCAGCGTCGTACGGCCGCCCTGCGGGCCTGCGAACGGATCCTCTCCGACGGGCGGCCGGTGACGATGCGCGAGCGCCTGGCCGCGCTCGCCGCCCTCGACGGTCTGGACGCGCCGGGCGACTTCTACGGCGAGGGCGGCCCGGTACGCCGGCTGGAGGAACGGGTGGCCGGCCTGCTCGGCACCGAGGACTGCGTCTTCTTCCCCACCGGCACGATGGCCCAGCAGGTGGCGCTGCGCTACGGCGCCGAGCTGACCGGCCGCAGCGCCGTCGCCCTGCACCCGCTCAGCCACCTGGAGCGCCACGAGCGGCACGCGTACACCCAGCTCACCGGCCTGCGCGCACTCTGGCCCACGACCGCCTCGCGCCAGCCGACGGCCGCCGAACTCGCCTCCCTGGGCGAGCCGTTCGGCACCCTCACCGTCGAACTCCCGCTACGCGACGCCGGGTTCCTGCTGCCCAGCTGGGAGGAGCTGGTCGAGCTGACCGCCGCCGCGCGCTCCGCCGGCGCCCGGGTGCACTTCGACGGCGCGCGGATCTGGGACGCAACGGTCCACTTCGACCGCCCACTTGAGCAGATCGCCGCCCTTGCGGACAGCACCTATGTGTCGTTCTACAAGACCCTCGGCGGCATCAGCGGGGCTGCTCTGGCCGGCACCGCCGAGCTGGTCGCCTACGCCCGCCGCTGGCGCCACCGCTACGGCGGCAACCTCTACCAGCAGTGGCCCGCCGCGCTGGCCGCGCTCAGCGGCCTGGACGCCGAACTCCCGCGCATCCCCGGCTATGTGCGCCAGGCCCGGGTGGTCGCCAAGGCGCTGGCCGCCCTCCCCGGCGCCCGGATCAACCCGCTGCCGCCGCACACCCACCGGTTCCAACTCTGGCTCCCGCACCCGGCCAAGTCCCTGAACCAGGCCGCGCTCACCCTCGCCGAGGAGGACCGGGTCGGTTTCGTGGACCGCTGGCAGGACACCGCCACCCCCGGCCAGGCGATGGCCGAGGTGACCGTCGCCGCGGCCGCCCTGGAGTGGACTCCCGAGGAGGTCACCGACATCGGCGAGCACTTCCTCGCGCTGGCCCGCAAGTCCTGA